In Actinomycetota bacterium, a single genomic region encodes these proteins:
- the gmd gene encoding GDP-mannose 4,6-dehydratase has product MAGRRALITGVTGQDGSYLAEHLLDLGYEVHGIVRTTTSDIAATRVGHLLVGQQPRVHLHVADLGDAFSLLRLVEEVEPHEIYNLAAQSHVRASFDMPITTGDITGLGAVRLLESIRKVDPSIRFYQASSSEMFGAAPPPQNEETPFHPRSPYAVSKVYAFWATANYREAYGLHASNGILFNHESPRRGKEFVTRKVTSHIPRILTGEIKDLRLGNLDARRDWGHARDYVRAMHLMVAHDEPLDLVVGTGESHTIREFLDLAFAMVDVDWHDHVVIDERLFRPAEVDYLQSDPTRARQTIGWEPTMSFEQLVADMVRADCRAYGIDV; this is encoded by the coding sequence ATGGCGGGGCGTCGGGCGCTGATCACGGGAGTCACCGGGCAGGACGGGTCGTACCTGGCCGAGCACCTGTTGGACCTGGGGTACGAGGTCCACGGCATCGTGCGCACAACGACCAGTGACATCGCCGCCACCCGTGTCGGTCACCTGCTGGTCGGTCAACAGCCACGTGTTCACCTCCACGTCGCTGACCTCGGAGACGCCTTCTCGTTGTTGCGTCTGGTCGAGGAGGTCGAACCCCATGAGATTTACAACCTGGCGGCGCAGTCACACGTCCGCGCGTCGTTCGACATGCCGATCACCACTGGTGACATCACGGGACTCGGTGCCGTCCGCCTCCTGGAGAGCATCCGGAAGGTCGATCCCAGCATCCGCTTCTACCAGGCCTCCAGCAGCGAGATGTTCGGCGCGGCACCACCACCCCAGAACGAAGAGACCCCTTTCCATCCCCGGAGCCCGTACGCCGTGTCCAAGGTGTACGCCTTCTGGGCGACCGCGAACTACCGGGAGGCCTACGGGCTCCACGCCAGCAACGGGATCCTGTTCAACCACGAGAGCCCGCGGCGCGGCAAGGAGTTCGTGACGCGGAAGGTCACGAGCCACATCCCTCGGATCCTGACCGGTGAGATCAAGGATTTGCGCCTGGGCAACCTCGACGCGCGACGCGACTGGGGGCACGCGCGCGACTACGTGCGTGCGATGCACCTGATGGTCGCTCACGACGAGCCCCTCGATCTGGTGGTCGGTACTGGTGAGAGCCACACCATCCGCGAGTTCCTCGACCTGGCCTTCGCGATGGTCGACGTCGACTGGCACGACCACGTGGTCATCGACGAGCGTCTGTTCCGCCCCGCCGAGGTCGACTATCTGCAGAGCGATCCGACCCGCGCCCGACAGACCATCGGTTGGGAGCCGACGATGTCGTTCGAACAGCTTGTCGCAGACATGGTCCGCGCAGACTGCCGTGCCTACGGGATCGACGTCTAG
- a CDS encoding cell wall-binding repeat-containing protein: MRLRRLIAAAAVTASVTVAVPSTAANPATPAGGYVYGGMYTGDFWNHADQLNRAGAWAGRKLTFSGMFHDLTEDPGATAHLFEQGWAAQATPFANVKAEASAARIASGEFDGAINRWRDSVKRWLDQGGGRSAIIAPLQEMNGSWTPWGCDPASFKAAYRRIVGAFRATGINETKVRWAYAPNGWSDPKCGDHNLASYYPGDDVVDLIAISGYNYGPKGYHGWESPAQVFGPYLDELRTFAAHKPFMIAQTGVAPQGGDRDQWLRDAYAFLAADPNVVGIVYFNIDKTAWGGNEWDWRIWYGDRGIAGFRDAMTSTRTAYAWPLRSWFRPGPLRFGPIERVYGTNRILTAIALSGRTYGTAPAVVVAPEHVYGPALLGGPLAAKLGGPVLLTSPHGLNDETLAEIRRLGAGTAYVVGSTADISAAVDQRLTAAGVATHRVGGGNVFDVARNVAHLVGGHDAYVVEGDNPDPRRGWPDAIAVSGLAAAQRRPILFVEADRLPDETRLAIRELRLQRATIVGGTAAVSDAVAQAIAAENVGVARVKGTTRYETSRAVADVSTQAGLRAARTYLATGEKFPDALAAGPVVAADGGVLLLVSGANMEGSTQTRDWLRAHPFERVRLVGGRAVITEHVEGETLGVVSD; this comes from the coding sequence ATGCGCCTGCGCAGGCTGATCGCCGCCGCGGCGGTCACCGCCAGCGTCACCGTCGCCGTCCCGTCCACGGCGGCCAACCCGGCGACCCCCGCCGGCGGGTACGTCTACGGCGGGATGTACACCGGTGACTTCTGGAACCACGCGGACCAGCTGAACCGCGCCGGGGCGTGGGCGGGGCGGAAGCTGACCTTCTCGGGGATGTTCCACGACCTCACCGAAGACCCCGGCGCGACCGCCCACCTGTTCGAGCAGGGCTGGGCGGCGCAAGCCACCCCGTTCGCCAACGTCAAGGCGGAGGCGTCCGCCGCCCGCATCGCCAGCGGCGAGTTCGACGGGGCGATCAACCGGTGGCGGGACAGCGTCAAGCGTTGGCTGGACCAGGGCGGCGGACGCTCGGCGATCATCGCCCCGCTGCAGGAGATGAACGGCAGCTGGACCCCGTGGGGCTGCGACCCGGCCAGCTTCAAGGCCGCCTACCGCCGCATCGTCGGGGCGTTCCGTGCCACCGGCATCAACGAGACGAAGGTCCGCTGGGCGTACGCGCCCAACGGCTGGTCGGACCCCAAGTGCGGCGACCACAACCTCGCCAGCTACTACCCCGGCGACGACGTCGTCGACCTGATCGCGATCTCCGGGTACAACTACGGCCCGAAGGGCTACCACGGCTGGGAGAGCCCGGCGCAGGTCTTCGGCCCCTACCTCGACGAACTCCGGACGTTCGCGGCGCACAAGCCGTTCATGATCGCCCAGACCGGTGTCGCGCCCCAGGGTGGCGACCGCGACCAGTGGCTCCGCGACGCCTACGCGTTCCTCGCCGCCGATCCCAACGTCGTGGGGATCGTCTACTTCAACATCGACAAGACGGCCTGGGGCGGCAACGAGTGGGACTGGCGCATCTGGTACGGCGACCGCGGCATCGCCGGGTTCCGCGACGCCATGACCTCCACCCGCACGGCGTACGCCTGGCCGCTGCGGAGCTGGTTCCGACCCGGGCCGCTGCGGTTCGGTCCCATCGAGCGGGTGTACGGCACCAACCGGATCCTGACAGCCATCGCCCTGTCCGGTCGCACCTACGGCACCGCCCCCGCCGTCGTCGTCGCGCCCGAGCACGTCTACGGCCCGGCGCTGCTGGGTGGTCCGCTCGCGGCCAAGCTCGGCGGTCCGGTCCTGCTGACCTCGCCCCACGGCCTCAACGACGAGACCCTCGCCGAGATCCGGCGGCTGGGCGCCGGGACCGCGTACGTGGTCGGCTCCACGGCCGACATCTCTGCGGCGGTCGACCAACGTCTGACCGCGGCGGGCGTCGCGACCCACCGCGTCGGCGGGGGCAACGTCTTCGACGTGGCCCGCAACGTCGCGCACCTGGTCGGTGGGCACGACGCCTACGTCGTGGAGGGCGACAACCCCGACCCGCGTCGCGGCTGGCCGGACGCCATCGCGGTCTCGGGTCTGGCGGCCGCCCAGCGACGTCCCATCCTGTTCGTCGAGGCCGACCGCCTCCCCGACGAGACCCGGCTAGCGATCCGTGAACTGCGGCTGCAGCGCGCGACGATCGTCGGCGGGACCGCTGCGGTCTCCGACGCGGTCGCCCAAGCCATCGCAGCCGAGAACGTGGGCGTGGCGCGGGTCAAGGGCACCACGCGGTACGAGACGTCGCGTGCGGTGGCGGACGTGTCGACGCAGGCGGGGTTGCGGGCCGCGCGGACCTACCTGGCCACCGGGGAGAAGTTCCCCGACGCGCTGGCTGCCGGCCCGGTTGTCGCCGCCGACGGCGGCGTGCTGCTGCTGGTCAGCGGCGCCAACATGGAAGGATCCACGCAGACCCGTGACTGGCTCCGCGCGCACCCGTTCGAGCGGGTGCGCCTGGTCGGCGGTCGGGCGGTGATCACCGAGCACGTCGAAGGAGAGACCCTCGGCGTGGTGTCTGACTAG
- a CDS encoding glycosyltransferase family 2 protein has protein sequence MTSTRVGRAEDGEVWYRIRLPGEPPAEAQLTAAATAALSVPNATELRVHERGRSRLARLRAQSPPFVETPPSLIDSWHVARHLDRKTRPGDALVVSDRAGLAGMFVLDQRVRPVTERRTVVIVAGCGTGLRLLAIAGTCTASSEREHEIDWEMVAYRWADAVLTFSAEAAGRLADQGVQAISVRPGGQDVGHPPPRTPAAVWLPEPVSRLSRSAEILRALSALDVEELRVFVSSEDRDDDIWHGTTWHALAGVRAGITGRIERTEDPPAADLIVLGDPYRLPDERVAEARAAGTPVIVAAQSAASSVWPTAPAWRDEDELLALVDPPRSERATSRPGTPTAAAPHQRIELQPPRPAPHRASRVSVAVPVFRDVTFLDDAVRSVVAQAHAAYELLLVDDGSRSLQVDAALERWAEELPGLVRVLRQPNRGVSAARNLALEHMTGDAFVFVDQDDELRPTFLSRCAEALRANPDMTAVATWTEFFGAYAGVEAKPPFDARVGMRENPIVSTCVLVDMAVRDAGIRFDRELAWIYCEDWDFWSRIVAAGGRFGLVPEPLARHRVHPTSGGHQRTPLALALGRARATSHLRCIEPGGPLTR, from the coding sequence GTGACCAGCACGCGAGTCGGCCGGGCAGAGGACGGCGAGGTGTGGTACCGGATCCGGTTACCTGGCGAGCCGCCTGCCGAAGCGCAGTTGACGGCTGCGGCCACGGCGGCCCTGTCGGTTCCCAACGCCACAGAGCTTCGCGTGCACGAGCGCGGTCGGTCTCGTCTCGCACGCTTGCGAGCGCAGAGCCCACCGTTCGTCGAGACGCCGCCCTCGCTGATCGACAGTTGGCACGTCGCGCGGCACCTCGACCGCAAGACCCGCCCCGGCGACGCGCTCGTCGTCTCAGACCGGGCTGGTCTGGCGGGGATGTTCGTCCTGGATCAACGCGTCCGACCCGTCACGGAACGCCGGACCGTCGTCATCGTCGCCGGGTGCGGCACGGGCCTGCGTCTCCTGGCGATCGCGGGGACCTGCACGGCCAGTTCGGAGCGGGAACACGAGATCGACTGGGAGATGGTGGCGTACCGGTGGGCTGACGCGGTCTTGACGTTCTCGGCCGAGGCGGCCGGCCGCCTGGCCGATCAGGGGGTGCAGGCCATCTCGGTACGACCGGGAGGGCAGGACGTCGGTCATCCACCGCCGCGTACGCCGGCCGCGGTGTGGCTGCCCGAGCCGGTGTCGAGACTGAGCCGCTCCGCGGAGATCCTGCGGGCCCTGTCCGCGCTCGACGTCGAAGAGCTCCGTGTCTTTGTCTCATCGGAGGACCGTGACGACGACATCTGGCACGGGACGACGTGGCATGCGCTCGCGGGGGTCCGCGCGGGCATAACGGGGCGCATCGAACGGACAGAGGACCCGCCTGCGGCTGACCTGATCGTGCTGGGGGACCCCTACCGTCTCCCCGACGAACGCGTTGCCGAGGCGCGAGCCGCCGGGACACCGGTGATCGTCGCGGCACAGAGCGCCGCAAGCTCCGTCTGGCCGACCGCCCCCGCGTGGCGTGACGAGGACGAGCTGCTCGCGCTGGTGGATCCCCCCCGTTCCGAGCGAGCGACGTCCCGACCCGGCACGCCGACCGCAGCTGCGCCGCATCAGAGGATCGAACTGCAGCCACCACGGCCGGCGCCCCATCGGGCGTCCCGCGTGTCGGTTGCCGTCCCGGTGTTCCGGGACGTCACGTTCCTCGACGACGCGGTCCGGTCGGTCGTCGCGCAGGCACACGCCGCGTACGAACTGCTGCTCGTCGACGACGGGTCGCGGTCGCTGCAGGTCGATGCGGCTCTCGAGCGGTGGGCGGAGGAACTACCCGGCTTGGTGCGCGTCCTGCGCCAACCCAACCGTGGGGTGAGCGCGGCACGCAACCTGGCGCTGGAGCACATGACCGGGGACGCGTTCGTCTTCGTCGACCAGGACGACGAGCTGCGCCCGACGTTCCTGTCCCGGTGCGCCGAGGCGCTGCGTGCCAACCCGGATATGACCGCTGTGGCCACCTGGACCGAGTTCTTCGGGGCGTACGCCGGCGTGGAGGCCAAGCCCCCCTTCGACGCGCGGGTCGGCATGCGTGAGAACCCGATCGTCTCCACGTGCGTGCTGGTGGACATGGCGGTGCGTGACGCCGGCATCCGCTTCGACCGCGAGCTGGCGTGGATCTACTGCGAAGACTGGGACTTCTGGTCGCGGATCGTGGCGGCCGGCGGGAGGTTCGGGCTCGTGCCGGAGCCGTTGGCCCGCCACCGGGTGCACCCGACGTCGGGCGGACACCAGCGCACGCCGCTGGCGCTCGCGCTGGGCAGAGCCCGGGCGACGTCGCACCTGCGATGCATCGAACCCGGCGGCCCGCTCACTCGGTGA
- a CDS encoding glycosyltransferase family 2 protein gives MLRVVTSALQAPLLALIAYNAVTALWGWRTPPPAAPGPRRRRFRVVVPAHDEAGVIEGVLGDLATQDYPQDRYRTVVIADRCTDTTATVASGYAEVIERRAGAPGKGPAIADHLATDPLADDEALVVIDADNRVPPELLARFADELAAGHDALQAYLDVDNPDASVLAMASAITYWASNRTVQLARRNLGWSADLGGTGTCLTADALAAAGGFGASLTEDQELAARLVLAGRRVTWVHDLRVRDQKPTVLAVTMRQRSRWMSGKREVGRRYVGALVRRGLADRSLGPIDLAVRLLQPGRSFVALVSAVLAAAAATRRCPLAWRVWGGAAAVQFTLPLPFLWRDGVPARYLARYPVVTVLAVLWVPIRALSRRTDRWYHTPHHGRITT, from the coding sequence ATGCTACGGGTCGTCACGTCCGCACTGCAGGCGCCGCTGCTGGCGCTGATCGCCTACAACGCCGTCACCGCGCTGTGGGGGTGGCGGACGCCACCGCCGGCTGCGCCCGGTCCGCGCCGTCGCCGCTTCCGGGTGGTCGTCCCCGCCCACGACGAGGCGGGCGTGATCGAAGGTGTGCTGGGCGACCTCGCGACGCAGGACTATCCGCAGGACCGGTACCGCACCGTGGTGATCGCCGACCGCTGCACCGACACCACCGCGACCGTGGCCAGCGGCTACGCGGAGGTGATCGAGCGCCGTGCCGGCGCGCCCGGGAAGGGCCCTGCCATCGCCGATCACCTCGCCACCGACCCACTCGCGGACGACGAGGCGCTGGTCGTCATCGACGCGGACAACCGCGTCCCGCCGGAGCTGCTGGCACGGTTCGCCGACGAGCTCGCCGCCGGTCACGACGCCCTGCAGGCGTACCTGGACGTCGACAACCCGGACGCTTCCGTGCTGGCGATGGCATCGGCGATCACCTACTGGGCGAGCAACCGCACGGTCCAGCTCGCCCGGCGCAATCTCGGCTGGTCGGCGGACCTCGGCGGGACCGGGACATGTCTCACCGCCGACGCGCTGGCGGCCGCCGGTGGGTTCGGCGCGTCGCTGACCGAGGACCAGGAGCTCGCCGCCCGTCTGGTCCTGGCGGGGCGTCGTGTGACCTGGGTCCACGACCTCCGCGTCCGTGACCAGAAGCCGACCGTCCTGGCGGTGACCATGCGCCAGCGCAGCCGTTGGATGTCGGGGAAGCGTGAGGTGGGTCGCCGCTACGTCGGCGCGCTGGTTCGTCGGGGACTGGCCGACCGGTCGCTGGGGCCGATCGACCTCGCCGTCCGGCTGCTGCAGCCCGGTCGTTCTTTCGTGGCGCTGGTCAGCGCCGTCCTGGCCGCCGCCGCCGCCACCAGGCGATGCCCGCTTGCGTGGCGGGTGTGGGGCGGGGCGGCCGCCGTCCAGTTCACGCTGCCGCTGCCGTTCCTGTGGCGGGACGGGGTTCCTGCCCGCTACCTCGCCCGGTACCCCGTCGTGACGGTCCTGGCCGTGCTGTGGGTCCCGATCCGGGCGCTCAGCCGCCGCACCGACCGCTGGTACCACACGCCCCACCACGGGCGGATCACCACCTGA
- the wecB gene encoding UDP-N-acetylglucosamine 2-epimerase (non-hydrolyzing) has translation MDEHHDLPPASVAVVLGTRPEVVKLAEVVRLLGPAARVVHTGQHYAYELARVFLDELGLPGPHVQLDIGGASRGHQIGEAIRRLDEHFAAEPPAAVVVQGDTNTVLAGAVAANARQIPLVHVEAGLRSFDRAMPEEHNRVVTDHLADLCCAPTEVNRRNLLDEAVAASRIVVTGNTVVEAVERMLPGPAERKAELDNFGLSPAAFVLATLHRPENVDDRGRLQAILDELRSLPVPVLLPVHPRTQQRVRSFGVGGALTRLITTPPLSYGRFLALAAECAMLVSDSGGIQEEASVLKRPVVVVRNSTERPEVLGTFAELVRPGPALGRIARGWLQDLAALHGRLADEPSPYGDGSASQRTVAALTALFER, from the coding sequence ATGGATGAGCACCACGACCTGCCGCCGGCCAGTGTCGCGGTCGTGCTCGGCACCCGCCCCGAGGTCGTCAAGCTCGCCGAGGTGGTCCGTCTGCTCGGCCCGGCCGCGCGGGTGGTGCACACCGGTCAGCACTACGCCTACGAGCTGGCCCGCGTCTTCCTCGACGAGCTCGGGCTGCCGGGACCGCACGTGCAGCTGGACATCGGGGGCGCCTCGCGCGGCCATCAGATCGGCGAGGCGATCCGCCGCCTCGACGAGCACTTCGCGGCGGAGCCGCCCGCGGCCGTCGTTGTGCAGGGCGACACCAACACGGTCCTGGCCGGGGCGGTGGCGGCCAACGCCAGACAGATCCCGCTGGTGCACGTCGAAGCGGGGTTGCGCAGCTTCGACCGGGCCATGCCCGAGGAGCACAACCGGGTCGTCACCGACCACCTGGCGGACCTGTGCTGCGCGCCGACCGAGGTCAACCGGCGCAACCTCCTCGACGAGGCCGTCGCGGCCAGTCGCATCGTCGTCACCGGGAACACGGTCGTCGAGGCGGTCGAGCGGATGCTGCCCGGCCCCGCGGAGCGCAAGGCCGAGCTGGACAACTTCGGGCTGTCTCCCGCGGCGTTCGTGTTGGCCACACTGCACCGGCCCGAGAACGTCGACGACCGCGGACGCCTGCAAGCGATCCTCGACGAGCTGCGATCGCTGCCCGTCCCGGTGCTGCTCCCGGTGCATCCCCGGACCCAGCAGCGGGTGCGGTCGTTTGGAGTCGGCGGGGCGCTGACCCGGCTGATCACCACCCCGCCGCTGAGCTACGGACGTTTCCTGGCGCTGGCCGCCGAGTGCGCCATGCTCGTGTCCGACTCGGGCGGCATCCAGGAGGAGGCCAGCGTCCTCAAGCGCCCGGTGGTGGTCGTGCGCAACTCCACCGAACGACCCGAGGTGCTGGGGACGTTCGCGGAGCTGGTCCGCCCCGGCCCGGCCCTGGGGCGGATCGCGCGCGGATGGTTGCAGGACCTGGCGGCGCTGCACGGGCGGCTCGCCGACGAGCCCAGCCCCTACGGCGACGGCAGCGCGTCACAGCGGACCGTCGCCGCGCTGACCGCGCTGTTCGAACGCTGA
- a CDS encoding glycosyltransferase — translation MSVTLLLATAVEWNRLEDAPLGRSLASLVELGEVHVLDLDPATASTRRYAGVRRWTLDDVGLPALSVAFALDRADLVALSRPLFLTRLLSTSGSPIVFVDAGCLVRDVGPLAQRPRAGIELVPALHADLIERKPSLRAALEAGAGEPTTAVIRLGCDGAIDPLLGSWGRWMLDSYVEAPEASLNDAERDFLSSLPARSPVVGWEHGLVYAHWSDLDPSADLPAVVDTSGFDRYAATTGPAVDLIERRTHSAWAVRWLREQRWAPLGPTRRTFASGAAVPTVTGGMLRANDPMGARWTDPFDDTDGRSFVAWLADPDGCGATRFAHCLYWARPDLRRSFPAASTPGRVFSDWLRAAELQPLAAVDGSAPALGGRRLLRGAARRARRLLGRSEPQLSERPRPGPIRATGVNLVGYARAESGLGESMRSTGKALSRANIPAAVLDVSDRVYSRQGGEVPAATARGTPFDVTVFHLNPDELLGYATDSLAYRFAASWNIGFWFWETEEMPPSWSPALDAVDEVWVATSLLQAVFERHTDKPVTVVGLPVDPPSDILADRARLGLPRDAFVVSYVSDAYSGLQRKDPLAAVEAFAAAYGPSYDGAHLALKVSNLEKFPALWARLEAATATLPVTIVGEYLPRSELWGLLAASDVYLSLHASEGFGLTIAEAMALEIPCVVTAYGGNMDFTDEGSALLVPFERVPAAGGPGEIYTGRGTWARPDVEVAAQNLRSLRDDRDLRRRLGTAGRRRIEAYSLENFTARIVDRLSTIGLRT, via the coding sequence ATGTCCGTGACCTTGCTCCTGGCCACCGCCGTCGAGTGGAATCGGCTCGAGGACGCCCCCCTCGGCCGCAGCCTGGCATCGCTGGTCGAGCTTGGTGAGGTCCACGTCCTCGACCTCGACCCCGCCACCGCGTCGACCCGTCGCTACGCGGGGGTCCGTCGTTGGACGCTGGACGACGTCGGGCTACCGGCGCTGTCCGTCGCGTTCGCGCTCGACCGCGCCGATCTCGTTGCCTTGTCGCGCCCGTTGTTCCTCACGCGCCTGTTGTCAACCAGCGGATCGCCCATCGTGTTCGTGGATGCGGGATGCCTGGTCCGCGATGTCGGCCCCCTCGCCCAACGGCCTCGTGCAGGCATCGAGTTGGTGCCCGCACTTCACGCCGACCTGATCGAACGCAAGCCTTCGTTGCGTGCCGCGCTCGAGGCTGGGGCCGGGGAACCCACCACAGCGGTGATCCGTCTCGGCTGCGACGGGGCGATCGATCCGCTGCTGGGATCGTGGGGCCGCTGGATGCTGGACTCCTACGTGGAGGCGCCGGAAGCGAGCTTGAACGACGCGGAACGGGACTTCCTCTCCTCCCTTCCCGCACGATCGCCGGTCGTCGGTTGGGAACACGGTCTCGTCTACGCGCACTGGTCAGATCTTGACCCGTCCGCTGATCTGCCTGCGGTCGTGGACACCAGCGGCTTCGACCGCTACGCCGCCACGACCGGACCCGCCGTCGACCTGATCGAACGGCGCACGCACAGCGCCTGGGCGGTCCGCTGGTTGCGCGAGCAGAGGTGGGCTCCGCTGGGGCCGACCCGACGAACGTTCGCAAGCGGCGCCGCTGTGCCGACGGTGACCGGCGGCATGTTGCGGGCGAACGATCCCATGGGGGCTCGCTGGACGGACCCGTTCGACGACACCGACGGCCGCTCCTTCGTCGCGTGGCTCGCCGATCCCGACGGGTGCGGCGCCACCCGGTTCGCTCACTGCCTGTACTGGGCCCGCCCGGATCTGCGTCGGTCGTTCCCGGCCGCGTCGACGCCGGGGCGGGTCTTCTCCGACTGGCTCCGCGCAGCCGAGTTGCAGCCACTCGCAGCCGTGGACGGCAGCGCACCCGCATTGGGGGGTCGACGGCTGCTCCGAGGAGCGGCACGCCGGGCACGTCGCCTGCTGGGTCGGAGCGAACCCCAGCTCTCCGAGCGGCCCCGTCCGGGGCCGATACGGGCGACGGGCGTGAACCTGGTCGGCTACGCGCGCGCGGAGAGCGGGCTCGGGGAGTCGATGCGTTCCACCGGCAAGGCGCTGTCGCGTGCGAACATCCCCGCGGCCGTCTTGGACGTCAGCGACCGGGTGTACTCCCGCCAGGGGGGTGAGGTCCCTGCGGCAACCGCGAGGGGCACGCCGTTCGACGTCACGGTGTTCCACCTGAACCCCGACGAGCTCCTGGGCTACGCCACCGACTCGCTGGCGTACCGGTTCGCCGCCTCGTGGAACATCGGGTTCTGGTTCTGGGAGACGGAGGAGATGCCACCCTCGTGGTCGCCCGCGTTGGACGCGGTCGACGAGGTTTGGGTCGCCACGTCCTTGCTGCAGGCGGTGTTCGAACGCCACACGGACAAGCCGGTCACGGTGGTCGGTCTCCCGGTCGACCCACCCAGCGACATCCTGGCGGACCGTGCGCGGCTCGGTCTGCCGCGGGACGCGTTCGTCGTGTCGTACGTGTCCGACGCGTACTCCGGGTTGCAGCGGAAGGACCCGCTGGCCGCCGTCGAGGCGTTCGCCGCCGCGTACGGCCCGTCCTACGACGGTGCGCACCTGGCCCTCAAGGTGAGCAATCTGGAGAAGTTCCCGGCGTTGTGGGCGCGGCTCGAGGCGGCAACAGCGACCTTGCCGGTCACGATCGTGGGCGAATACCTGCCGCGGTCGGAGCTGTGGGGGCTGCTTGCCGCGAGCGACGTCTACCTCTCCCTGCACGCCTCGGAGGGTTTCGGTCTGACGATCGCGGAGGCCATGGCGCTGGAGATCCCGTGTGTGGTCACGGCGTACGGGGGGAACATGGACTTCACCGACGAGGGTTCCGCGCTCCTCGTGCCGTTCGAACGGGTGCCGGCAGCCGGCGGACCGGGAGAGATCTACACCGGCAGGGGGACATGGGCACGGCCGGACGTGGAGGTGGCGGCGCAAAACCTCCGCTCGCTGCGAGACGACCGCGACCTCCGCCGACGGCTGGGCACGGCGGGGCGTCGACGCATCGAGGCCTACAGCCTGGAGAACTTCACCGCGCGGATCGTCGACCGGCTGTCCACGATCGGGCTTCGCACCTGA
- a CDS encoding NAD-dependent epimerase/dehydratase family protein, whose amino-acid sequence MSTSLAGRKVLVTGGSGFIGRYVTRELAAAGADVTVVHTPHSDDRIDVPAAVVEAVLGEDDIVYHAVEGVDAVVHLAARSGGIQMQQADHAGLFVDNVRITRQVFDAALRADVGAVYAASSAVVYASAQPRPMTEDAPKIEPGHPGATGYAWSKLTDEAIAQWYSARIGRVVIGRFANVYGPGATFDPERSTVVHSLVKKAVDAAPGGTLRVWGAGDVIRSFIHVRDAARAVVTILERAENGSVYNIDSADPVSIRRLAETIRAIVDPSLDVRFDPSKPAGPPFRVLDTTALRALGFEPGTALTDGLGETVEAYRSLA is encoded by the coding sequence GTGTCGACGTCCTTGGCGGGGCGCAAGGTCCTCGTTACCGGTGGCAGCGGGTTCATCGGGCGCTACGTCACCCGGGAGTTGGCCGCGGCGGGCGCCGATGTCACGGTGGTGCACACGCCACACAGCGACGACCGGATCGACGTCCCGGCGGCGGTCGTGGAGGCGGTCCTGGGCGAGGACGACATCGTCTACCACGCGGTCGAGGGGGTCGACGCGGTCGTGCACCTGGCCGCTCGCTCCGGTGGGATCCAGATGCAGCAGGCGGACCACGCCGGCCTGTTCGTCGACAACGTTCGGATCACACGGCAGGTGTTCGACGCGGCGTTGCGGGCGGACGTCGGAGCGGTGTACGCGGCGTCGTCCGCGGTGGTGTACGCCTCCGCTCAGCCGCGCCCGATGACCGAGGACGCGCCGAAGATCGAGCCGGGCCACCCGGGCGCCACCGGGTACGCGTGGTCGAAGCTGACCGACGAGGCGATCGCCCAGTGGTACTCGGCGCGGATCGGCCGCGTGGTGATCGGCAGGTTCGCCAACGTCTACGGGCCGGGGGCGACGTTCGACCCGGAGCGCTCCACCGTGGTGCACTCGTTGGTGAAGAAGGCCGTCGATGCAGCGCCGGGCGGGACGCTGCGCGTCTGGGGCGCTGGCGACGTGATCAGGAGCTTCATCCACGTTCGCGACGCCGCACGGGCCGTCGTGACCATCCTCGAGCGGGCCGAGAACGGCAGCGTCTACAACATCGACAGCGCGGATCCGGTCAGCATCCGCCGACTGGCGGAGACCATCCGCGCGATCGTCGATCCCTCGCTCGACGTGCGCTTCGATCCCTCGAAGCCGGCAGGGCCGCCGTTCCGCGTGCTCGACACCACGGCGCTGCGCGCTCTGGGGTTCGAGCCGGGGACCGCGCTGACCGACGGGCTCGGCGAGACGGTGGAGGCCTACCGCTCGCTCGCCTAG